The sequence aatgagaggcctgcgcaccgcaacgaagagtagcccccgctcgctgcacctagagaaagcccgcgcgcagcaacaaagacccaacgcagccaaaagtaagaataaaatttaaaaataataacaaaagagcaCTTGTTGCGTACGactcaagaaacaataataaaataaaataaaataattaaaaaaaaaaagacagatagaaGGCTCGTCACCTTTTCTACATTTCTGGCCTCGGTTTTAGGAAGCTGCCTTTTTCCCAAGGAATTTCTCAAGTCTTCCAATTTGTTAGCATAAACATTTCCATAATATCCCATAATATTCCCCTATATcctcttttttaatgtacatctGATCCGTAACGTTGGCCCTCTTTCATTCCTCATATTGGTGAACAgcgttctttctatttttctgtgattcaTCGTTCTAGGACTTTCTCGGTTTCCTTGCTCTTTTGAAAGAAGCGCATGGCTTTGTTCGTCGTGTCCATAATTTGCTTTCTATCACTGATTTCCTCTCTTAGCTCTcttattacttcattttatgtttcctttgctcttcttcttctagcaTCTCTAAATGGACTGTTAGCTCACTGATTTTATGTCCTGACTCTTTTCTAACAGAAGCATTTAGAGGAATACAGTTTCCTCCTGTCGCTTTTTGCTGCCTCCCACTAATTTTGGTAAGTTGTGCTTTCTTAGTATTCACGTTGAGATATTTTCTAAGTCCCTCTgcgatttttttctttgatccatgggtttcccaatatttgaagatatattaTCATTAGTACCATCAACTAAAATTCCCCCGTGACGAGAAAACTTATCATGTAAACTTGCAATACTGGTAAATTTATGGAGACTTTTTTACAACTCTGGTACGGCGTGTCCGGGTGAATGTGCAAAGCACCCTCGTAAAGAATCTGTGTACTCTGTGTGGAGGCCAGGGCcttgccctgcccacccacctctgcaATTCCTGTGCCACCCGGACAGAGGCGACCTGAAGCTCTCGATGCCTCATGCAGCGGGCCAGAGCCCCTCCCTGGACCCCCACAAATCCATCTGCCATGGCCAACAACCTCCACGAGATCACAGCAGCCCCAGCGCCTCCCCCTCTCAGCATCACTTACGCCCCCCGTGGCCAGGCGGCTCCTCCCCGGCCCCTCGCACTACATCCCCTCCAtacaccctcccccacccaccagctgGGGGCGCTCCGCTCTGGGCCCTGGAAGCCGGGCGCCCCGCCATGCGTACGGGCCAGACTGCCTCTCTCACCTCCCCACACCGGGGAGTCCTTCCCCGAGCACACTCAGCGCCGGGGGCTCTCGCTTCTCGTACCCCAGACGCACAGCCCACCCGTCTTACCCCGCCCACCCAGAAACCGGAGCCCCCTAACTGCCACGAGcgtcctcccccccaccccacgccccgcCCCGGCGGGAGCTCCCCTAACGCCTACCGCACCCACGCCCGGGAGTCCTCCCCATCGACCCCCGCCTCAGCCAGGAGTAGCTCCCCCTTCCTCCCGCCACACGCAGCAGCCGTTAGCCCTCCCCTCCCGTCTCGGCCCCCGGGGTGGGGCCCGCCCGTGccgtcctccccacccccgcagccAGTCGTCCTCTCTTCTGGCCCCCAAAGCCGGCCCCACCCGACCGGCAGGAAGCCCTCCGCTCCGGCCCCCCCCACGCTTAGCCATTAGCCCCACCCTCTGCACCCCGACTCCAGAACGCCCCCCACCAGCCACCCCGGAAGCCAGCGGTCCTCCCCTCTGACCCGCTCACTGGGGGATCCTTCCCTCAGCCCCCCTTCAGCCCGCTACCCTCCGCCGCCGCTCCCCCACTCCCAACCGAGCAGCCCGTAGCCCTCCCCCGACCTCCACTCCTTCCCAGGGCCCCCGGTACCTGCGGAGTCCAGCCCCCGGCAAAGCCCCCGCCTGTCTCCTGACTTGCTCTGACTCTGTGGATGGCTCCGGAGTCCCGCTCACGAGGGGCTGAAGAGCTCGTCTCAGCAGAGCAGCCGAAGAGCTCGTCTCAGCAGAGCAGCCAGGAACCGTGCAGCCGACTGTCCCAGGCACTCTGTGCGAACGCCACGTGCGTTTCCGGCTGCTCCCGGAAGCCCCAGGAAGATGAGGGAGAAAGTTCTAGCCGTCTCTTTACAGGGAAAGTGGTTGGATCAGAAGAGCACGTGAGGAGGCGCTTTGCTACGGAAGCACCAATAGCCACGCGCACTGAGGGCCTGAGGTCCCAAGGCTTGGCGCCTCCGGAAGCAAAAGACACGCCCATTGGCCTTCCACCAATAGGAAGGCCTCCCTGCAAGGCTGCGGAGTTGGGGGAGCAAACTTGGCGATGCAGAGCCCATTGTGGCAAGTACGTCCACTTGTCTTCACAGGTGGTTTTCTACTGTGATTGATAATGTCATAAAcctattcttatttctttggtttgttttaatttttgaattttattttatgtatttttttatacagcaggttcttatgagttacccattttatacacattagtgtacatttgtcaatcccgatctcccaattcatcacaccccccgcccgcccccaccattttctccccttggtgcccatatgtttgtgctctatgtctgtgtctctatttctgccctgcaaaccggttcatctgtaccatttatctaggttccacatatgtgcattaatacacgatatttgtttctctctttctgacttccttcactctgtatgaccgtctctagatccatccacgcatctacaaatgacccaatttcgttcctttgtaCAGCTGAGTAATAAATAATAGTCATAAAGCTCTTCTTCGTATGGACTGATTTCTTGTCTAGTTGTATCAACTAGCCATCTTCTCACAAGGCACGAGAGAATGAGTCAGCcgtctggggcctcttttataagggaggtaatctcattcatgagggctcccccCTCATGGGCTAATCActtcccagggccccacctccaaatcccatccctttgggggttagaatttaACAGGTGAATGAGGGGCAGGGGtttacaaatattcagtccatagcagtgtCTGTCCAACTATTGTTGCTCCTATGTTCCTTTTTTCCTGCTGAGATAATCaaggttttcatttacattttaacttcTCTACTGCCTTTTTAGGCAATTATCAGTTTTTACTAAAACTTTACAATTCacctatgaaatggaaaaaagcGCTCACCATCTCTGGGTCTGCACAGTGCCTACCCTACCCTCTCACTGGAGAGGTGTCCCATGGGTGCTGAGCAGGACTCCGACGCTTGACCCCCGCCCTCACCTGCAGCATCCCTTTCCCTCCATTGCCCACAGCAGAGGCCAGACTCAGCTGAAACGTTCAGAGAAATTTACTAAGAGAAACTTTGACTGAAACCATTGAACAGAGGGCATGATAACACAGAGAGGAACTTGTAACAGCCACCAGAGTCCGGGGGTCACGGCCCCCCCACCAGGGTCCCCAACAATGTGCCTCCACTACACCCCACCTGGCGGCCCTCCATCCCCCCAACTGCCTCCCTTCCTGAGGGCCCTGCGGGTGGTGTCTCGCCAGGAAGATGGGTGCCGGCAATGCCCGCTCCCCCAGGTCAGCCACTCCCCCTCTGGCCCACATGCccggggcctggccctgccctatGGCTGGAACAGGAAAGTCCCACAGCAGGGCACCCACCACTGAGCGGACGACGGGGTGTCCCGAGGAACAACGTGGTGGCCTTCAGTTGTACTGCTAATTACTTTCACATTTCCAAGTAAATTCCTATTCCAATGCCATGTTATCTTGTTCACCATCACAAAATAATATGGGAATCTTACAATTTGTTTTACACAATTGCAAAACTCTTGTCATTGAACTGAACTAATGCAAATACATGTGTGAttaatgtcatttgcaaactTAGATACTGAAGCTTATTAAGCCTTCTTTGAAATGAGACAATATGTGAAAaattcccaaagaaaacagagatgaaattCCATGTCATCTTACACAACAGGAACCCAAAGATGCTACACACCATGTTCCCCCCACTCGCAGGGGCCCTCACTACTTGGAAACTCGACCGCTCTCTCTTCAAACTCAGAGTGAAGGACCAGCCTCACTTGCTACCAGTGAACTTGGGCCTGGAAGGAGCCTGGTTGCTGCTCTGGCTCAGGCTCCCTCTTCCTCGTCGCTCACACCCTCTGCACACAGGGATGGGAAGGACCTGGGATCCAAGCTACTGACCCTGAGCAGATGCTCCAGGACCTGCCACTTGCTGGTCTCCGCGTAGGCCCGGGCACCCCACAGGAACTCGCAGCGGGCAGGGTCGCTGTGGGGCACCTGCCGGTCCTCCAGGTAGCCCTCCTGCACCCACACTTCGGTGAGCAGCTCCCCGGGCTCCCCATAGATGCAGGGCTCCCTCCCGGCACACACCCCCATGTTGCCGAGCActccccacacctcctcctcAGGGGTGCGGTCACCGAACAGGGTGATCACGCCCAGGACCAGCACCAGGAGGCCGGCCTCGGGCGTGCTCTGCCCGTCGCTCAGCACCGCatcccaggtgaggcccagggtggggaccaGGACGTAGGTGCGCTCGCGGGGGTCCACCTCCTTCACGTCCAAGCCAAACACCAGCTGCATGCACTCGCAAGCGTGGCTGAAGACCAGGGGGAAGTGGTCCCGATGCTCCCGGAGGACCATACTCAGCATCTCCGTCTTGGAGGTCGGCTCCCTGGGGCGATACTTGAGCAGGAACGCCACCAGGTCAGCCATCAGCACAACAAGTGCCTCCTGGGGCAAGGACTCCGCATaggtggagaaggagggggcTCCAGGGGAGGCGGAGGACCAGGGGGATGTGGCCTTCTCCCCCGCAGCCCCCAGCAGCGGCGCCTCCACCGGACCCTGGGTCGGGACTGGGGCCTGAAGGTCGGCCTCAGGCTGGCGGAGCTCACTCATCTCGACCGGGGGCCTGATCACTGGGGTCGGGCCGCCCACGGGAGTGTGGTGTGGGCAGGGGACCTCATACCTGGGGTAGAGAGGGGGTGTGAGCGGCCTCGGCGGAGAAAGGCACCCTGGGCAGCTCTGACAAAGGCCACTTACAGGTCGCCTCTTAAAGGCTGCCCTCGGGCCTCACAGGGGCGCTCCTCCTGGGCGGCCTGTCCCCTGCCaacctgaagaaggaagtgagggggcTCCTCAGGGTGCAGCCAGCACGGCCCCAGGTTCTGGGGCTGTCAGGGGGGTGGGGTGACTTGCATGTTGTGGGGTGCCCTCTGTTCTGGGAGGGGGAGCCCCTGGGTACACACTCAGGGCACGCACCTCCCCTGGACTCCTGGCgctgcctgggcctcctctgctctgtgccctgacGACACGGTCTCAGACCTGGGCCTTCGCCTCCCGGTTCCTGGAGCCCCTGTAAGAGGAATGGAGGGCGCACCTCTTGTGTAGACTGTGGCACAGCTCTGGGCCTCGGTGCTGGTAGGAGAATTGGACCGGACTCCGTGAGGTCCCCCCAGTTCTGAGTTCTGGGGTGGGTGGTCCCCTCGGGGCTCACTCGTCGTGCTCACTCTTCCCCTTAAGGGCCTGGACCCTCCCCTTTGCAGGCCGGAGGAGAAACTCAGAACAGGACCCCGAATCTGAACAGAAAGCAGAGAGGGGGTCCCACAGGTGGCCgcacctgcccagggcctcccgaGGGTCCTAGGATGGAGAGATGCtgggtcctcacctcctcctcacgtcctgcctggcctcccagcACTAACCACAGGGGCAGGTTTCTGTTGAGGCCCCtgttccagggctgggggtctGCTCAGTCCTCCCTCGGGGTCCTGGGAGTCCACCCTCTGCGGACCTGAAGGCTCACCCCTCACACCAAACACCTGACCTCCTGAGGACCCCGACCCAGAGGTCAGGAAACATCTCATCTGCTGACCGCGCTCTGGCGCCTCCAACGCCCCCGCGGAAGGGCGAAGGATCCCTCCCTGTGTTGGGGTCTAACGtcctcagtccttccttcctcgcGTGCAGGCTGGACTctgggcaggacctgggattGTCCCGTCTGCCAGTGTGAGTCCCTGCTCCTTATACCAGGTCTCCAGTCTCTGAGAGACCCTGACGTCAGGACAGGCCTACCGTGCTCATCCCACCCCGGGGCCTCCCACGGCCACCTGCAAGGGCGGTGATCTGGTGGGTCCCTTTTGTCCTCCCTCAGGGTCCCCTCAGTCCTGCCTAAGGGCCCTAACCTTAGTCCACCAAGGACGTGACATTTTACCCTCCGCGCTCATGAGACCCCGCCCCTTATCCCAGgtccccagcttctctgagacCCGGAAGTCAGGAAGTGCTGACGTGTTCATCCCGCCCTATGACCTCActgggccaactctgttctggggtccacGTTTTCCTCAGTCCTCCCTCAAGGCCCTCACCTTGAGTCCACGCAGGACCTGGGGTCTAGCCATAGCACACCTGAGACCGGACGCTTATACCTGTTCCTAAGCCTCCCTGAGACCCGGATACGTGAGGACTCGCTGCCAAGTGCTCATTCCGCCCCAGGGCCGCCCAGGGCTGAAGGCAGGGAAGGGTATAAGGGTCAGGGTGTCACAGAGACTGCCGAGCGGGTATAAGGGGCGGGGTCTCATAGAGGCTACGGAAGGGTATAAGGAGCGGGGTCTCAGGCGGGCACAGGAGAGAATCCAGTTACTGCTTGGAGTCAAGGTGAACACCCTGAGGGAagactgaggggagcctggaccccagaacagagttgcCCTGGGAGGCCAcagggcgggatgagcacgtgcagcacttcctgacatccgggtctcagagaagcTGCGGAGGGGGCACAGGGGGCGGGGTCTCAGATAGGCTGCGGAGGCGGTATAAGGCTTGGGGTGTCTGGTGGGcacgggagagaatcccaggtcctgcgtggagtcaaggtgagtgccctgagggaggactgaggggagcctggactcCAGAACCGAGTTGGTCCTGGGAGGCCATAGTGCGGGATGAGCTCATGCatttcctgacatccgggtctcagagaccctggggagggggagcacggggcggggtctcagagaggctgcTGTGGCGGTATAAGTGTCTGGGTGTCTGGTGAGCccgggagagaatcccaggtcctgtgTTGAGTCAAGGTGAGCAcactgagggaggactgagggcAGCCTGGACCCCAGAtcagagttggccctgggagtccatagggcgggatgagcacgtgcagcacttcctgacatccgggtctcagagaagcTGCGGAGGGGGCACAGGGGGCAGGGTCTCAGATAGGCTACGGAGACGGTATAAGGCTTGGGGTGTCTGGTGGGCAtgggagagaatcccaggtcctgcgtggagtcaaggtgagtgccctgagggaggactgaggggagcctggaccccagaaccGAGTTGGTCCTGGGAGGCCATAGTGCGGGTTGAGCTCATGCatttcctgacatccgggtctcagagacgctggggagggggagcacggggcggggtctcagagaggctgcTGTGGCGGTATAAGTGTCTGGGTGTCTGGTGAGCccgggagagaatcccaggtcctgtgTTGAGTCAAGGTGAGCAcactgagggaggactgaggggagcgtggatcccagaacagagttggccctgggagtccatagggcgggatgagcacgtgcagcacttcctgacatccgggtctcagagacgctggggagagggagcacggggcggggtctcagagaggctTTTGTGGCGGTATAAGGGTTTGGGTGTCTCGCGGGCATGGGAGAGAATCTCAGGTCCTGTGTTGATTCAAGTTGAGCgccctgagggaggactgaggggagtctgcaccccagaacagagttggccctgggagaCCATAAGGTGGGATGAGCAcgtgcagcacttcctgacatccgggtctcagagacacTGCGGAGGGGGAGCACTGGGCGTGGTCTCAGAGAGGCTGCGGTGGCGGTATAAGTGTCTGGGTGTCTGGTGAGcacgggagagaatcccaggtcctgcgtTGAGTCAAGGTGAGCACACTGaaggaggactgaggggagcctggatcccagaacagagttggtCCTAGGAGCCCAcagggcgggatgagcacgtgaagcacttcctgacatccgggtctcagcgaccctggggagggggtgtaagTGGAagggtctcagagaggctggggagggggtataAGGGGCGGGGACTCAGGCGGGCACAGGAGAGAATCCAGGTACTGCGTGGAGCCAAGGTGAGggccctgagggaggactgaggggagcctgaaccgcagaacagagttggccctgggaggccatagggcgggatgagcaccTGCACCACTTCCTGACATCCCAGTCTCAGATGCTGGGGAGGGGTgtaaggggcggggtctcagagagactggggagggggtgtaaggggcggggtctcaggcAGGCACAGGAGAGAATCCAGTTCCTCCTTGGAGTCAAGGTGAGAGCACTGAACGAGGACTGAGGGGAACCTGGATCCCAGAATAGAGTTG is a genomic window of Phocoena sinus isolate mPhoSin1 chromosome X, mPhoSin1.pri, whole genome shotgun sequence containing:
- the LOC116747236 gene encoding melanoma-associated antigen 10-like, whose amino-acid sequence is MSELRQPEADLQAPVPTQGPVEAPLLGAAGEKATSPWSSASPGAPSFSTYAESLPQEALVVLMADLVAFLLKYRPREPTSKTEMLSMVLREHRDHFPLVFSHACECMQLVFGLDVKEVDPRERTYVLVPTLGLTWDAVLSDGQSTPEAGLLVLVLGVITLFGDRTPEEEVWGVLGNMGVCAGREPCIYGEPGELLTEVWVQEGYLEDRQVPHSDPARCEFLWGARAYAETSKWQVLEHLLRVSSLDPRSFPSLCAEGVSDEEEGA